In Helianthus annuus cultivar XRQ/B chromosome 8, HanXRQr2.0-SUNRISE, whole genome shotgun sequence, a single genomic region encodes these proteins:
- the LOC110870677 gene encoding protein FAR1-RELATED SEQUENCE 5-like: MSLNRIGPMRAYRCLVALKGGHHNVNGTPVDFKNFSHQLRIFIGERDAQVFLERLRERFDNLPNFYFDYTVSNGKLSSVFWSDEISKLNYKAFGDVLAFDATYSTNRYKMVFVPFTGVDHHFQCVTFGAGLISTESIESYVWLLKAFLKAHGTQPTLVLSDQDPSMLQVVPMVFTESRHRLCMWHIMKKLPSKISADVLDNTDLRSCIHRLVWNVYIKPETFESRWNDLLQTFGLQDHSWLNDMYNIKHLWVPAYFRELPMCCLMKTTSRCESSNAAFKVNSTSANTLVQSMMCFENRVDSQRYRQHVSEYKTSSTMFTGNTDLAIEQHAFAIYTNAVFAQFQKEIIKGKFLCYITNQTEPSNSSLLIDVTYLDKRNNITNVYQTNPPVAHAGILHVSDICVAMSFASID, encoded by the exons ATGAGTCTAAACCGCATCGGACCAATGAGAGCTTATAGATGTCTTGTAGCTTTAAAAGGAGGGCATCACAATGTCAATGGGACTCCGGTGGATTTTAAAAACTTTAGCCACCAGTTGCGAATTTTTATTGGTGAACGCGACGCACAAGTTTTCCTTGAACGCCTGCGTGAGCGTTTTGACAACCTACCCAACTTCTATTTTGATTACACTGTATCAAATGGAAAGTTGTCTTCTGTATTCTGGTCTGATGAGATTTCAAAGCTAAACTACAAAGCTTTTGGCGATGTCCTCGCGTTTGACGCAACTTACAGCACAAACAG GTACAAGATGGTTTTTGTGCCATTCACGGGTGTGGATCATCATTTCCAATGTGTTACATTTGGAGCGGGTTTGATATCAACCGAGTCCATTGAATCTTATGTGTGGTTGCTTAAGGCTTTCTTGAAGGCACACGGTACTCAACCAACTCTCGTGCTGAGTGATCAAGACCCATCCATGCTACAAGTTGTTCCTATGGTCTTTACCGAATCACGACACCGTCTATGCATGTGGCATATAATGAAAAAACTACCCTCCAAG ATCTCTGCCGACGTGCTCGATAACACTGATCTTCGGTCCTGCATTCACCGGTTGGTTTGGAATGTTTATATCAAACCTGAAACGTTTGAGTCCCGCTGGAATGACCTCCTACAAACATTTGGGCTTCAAGACCACAGCTGGTTGAACGACATGTACAACATCAAACATCTATGGGTACCAGCCTACTTCAGGGAACTGCCCATGTGTTGCTTAATGAAGACCACCTCCCGCTGCGAAAGCTCTAACGCTGCCTTCAAGGTCAACTCAACAAGCGCAAACACCCTTGTACAATCTATGATGTGCTTTGAAAATAGGGTAGACAGCCAACGATATCGTCAACATGTATCGGAGTACAAAACCTCATCCACAATGTTCACTGGCAATACTGATTTAGCGATAGAACAGCACGCGTTCGCCATTTACACAAACGCTGTTTTCGCGCAATTTCAAAAAGAGATAATTAAAGGGAAGTTTTTATGCTACATCACAAACCAAACCGAGCCCAGCAATTCGAGTCTTCTGATAGACGTCACTTATTTGGATAAAAGGAACAACATCACAAACGTCTATCag ACCAATCCGCCAGTTGCTCATGCAGGAATTTTACACGTATCGGATATCTGTGTCGCCATGTCTTTTGCGTCTATTGATTGA